A DNA window from Drosophila biarmipes strain raj3 chromosome 2R, RU_DBia_V1.1, whole genome shotgun sequence contains the following coding sequences:
- the LOC108026534 gene encoding proteoglycan 4 yields the protein MNGTRKTKSLKAVRLAEVLYDEHRRLLTLCRSCERHFITFQAFYSHLTDCSGLKHIVTPTDPVSYTYDDAKRETRLVNGRQELHIYDLEAVKNASDSAIDWEAELEDPRWYTDSKPTVQSLSKTKSKENIVKEYLVELTEDPPEQEASSAKRQRCQSTPRRPILTAQQQRRSRTSLPTSQPPTAKAKKDTILVPNVMEDLKRLQGLPAAPNRSRLSADRPSQLPPAASSQKPPQTTSQKPPLTTPHITSPGTPQAKSQKPPPRTFQKPAPPMTPEPVPATTTNITPFSQKPPVDGTQKILNKLRACGVEVKRGSTRLNATPPNELNPTKNQATLDIMRKLQSKGIRCTKVKIP from the exons ATGAATGGAACGCGTAAAACAAAGTCGCTGAAGGCAGTTCGCTTGGCGGAAGTCTTGTACGACGAGCATAGGCGGCTGCTGACACTCTGCCGCAGCTGCGAACGCCATTTTATAACGTTCCAAGCGTTCTACAGCCATCTAACCGACTGTTCGGGACTGAAACACATAGTAACCCCAACGGATCCGGTATCCTACACCTATGATGACGCCAAGCGGGAAACGAGGCTGGTGAATGGCCGTCAGGAG CTCCACATCTACGATCTTGAGGCGGTGAAGAACGCGAGCGACAGTGCCATCGACTGGGAGGCGGAGCTGGAAGATCCTCGCTGGTACACCGACTCCAAGCCCACAGTACAATCCCTCTCCAAAACCAAATCCAAGGAAAACATTGTGAAGGAGTACTTGGTTGAGCTGACCGAGGATCCGCCGGAGCAGGAAGCGTCGTCTGCAAAGCGTCAGCGTTGCCAAAGCACTCCTCGCCGCCCCATTCTTACCGCCCAGCAACAGCGAAGGTCTCGAACCAGCCTGCCTACTTCCCAGCCGCCCACAGCAAAGGCGAAAAAGGACACTATCCTGGTGCCCAATGTGATGGAGGATCTGAAACGTCTGCAGGGCTTGCCAGCTGCTCCCAATAGATCTCGTTTATCAGCTGATAGGCCGTCACAGTTACCTCCTGCAGCGTCATCTCAAAAACCTCCTCAAACGACATCTCAAAAACCTCCTCTAACGACACCTCACATCACATCTCCAGGAACTCCTCAAGCTAAATCGCAAAAACCTCCTCCCAGGACTTTCCAAAAACCTGCTCCTCCGATGACACCTGAGCCTGTTCCTGCCACAACAACCAACATAACACCTTTCTCGCAGAAACCACCCGTGGATGGCACACAGAAGATCCTCAACAAACTAAGAGCCTGTGGCGTGGAGGTGAAACGGGGAAGTACGCGTCTGAATGCCACTCCGCCAAACGAACTTAATCCAACCAAAAATCAAGCCACCCTGGACATAATGCGGAAGCTGCAGTCCAAGGGTATTAGATGCACCAAAGTCAAAATACCATAG